One genomic segment of Marinitoga piezophila KA3 includes these proteins:
- a CDS encoding CTP synthase, translating into MAKKYIVVTGGVLSGIGKGIVSASIGRILKDAGIKVNSLKIDPYLNVDAGTMNPNQHGEVFVTEDGYEADLDLGHYERFLGIDMKRFNNITAGQIFKSIIEKEREGKYLGATVQMVPHVTEEIKNRIKSIDADLLMIEIGGTVGDIEGEIFLESVRELSLEEGIENFFFIHVTFVPYLRVTNEFKTKPTQQSVQLLRKIGIHPNMLIIRTEKTIDSPSLDKIALFAGIDRKYVINLPDADNVYEVPEKLYYMGIQKIIAEKLNLKIKDTLNWNYPKTFAPIKIAMVGKYLGTDDAYKSIIESIFLSGAEKPELIDSQILEELSEEEAKELLLKYDGIIIPGGFGKRGIEGKIKAVKIARENKIPLFGICLGMQIIVIEFARNVGNLENANSSEFNPETPYPVIDIMEEQKKVLKLGGTMRLGAQDTKVFKNTRLYEIYKKENISERHRHRYEVNLEKFKELFAYPDEENKENKLIISSKSEFVEAVEIENHPFFIGVQYHPELKSKVGVPHPIFKSFVETIIKLKEK; encoded by the coding sequence ATGGCGAAAAAGTATATTGTAGTAACAGGTGGAGTTCTTAGTGGAATAGGTAAAGGAATTGTTTCGGCATCCATAGGAAGAATTTTAAAAGATGCTGGAATAAAGGTTAATTCCTTAAAAATTGATCCATATTTAAACGTTGATGCTGGAACAATGAATCCAAATCAGCACGGAGAAGTTTTTGTAACTGAAGATGGATATGAAGCAGATCTTGATCTTGGACATTATGAAAGATTTTTAGGAATTGATATGAAACGTTTTAATAACATTACAGCAGGACAGATATTTAAATCAATAATAGAAAAAGAGCGTGAAGGTAAATATCTTGGTGCAACAGTACAGATGGTACCTCACGTAACTGAAGAAATAAAAAATAGAATAAAAAGCATAGATGCTGATTTGTTAATGATAGAGATAGGCGGAACAGTTGGGGATATTGAAGGAGAAATATTCCTTGAATCAGTGAGAGAATTATCTCTTGAAGAAGGAATAGAAAACTTTTTCTTTATTCATGTAACCTTTGTACCATATTTGAGAGTTACCAATGAATTTAAAACGAAGCCAACACAACAATCAGTTCAATTATTAAGAAAAATAGGTATTCATCCAAACATGCTAATAATCAGAACTGAAAAAACAATAGATTCACCGAGTTTAGATAAAATAGCATTATTTGCTGGAATAGATAGAAAGTATGTTATAAACCTTCCAGATGCAGATAACGTATATGAAGTACCGGAAAAATTATATTACATGGGAATTCAAAAAATAATAGCAGAGAAATTAAATTTAAAAATAAAAGACACATTAAACTGGAATTATCCAAAAACATTTGCACCAATAAAAATAGCCATGGTTGGTAAGTATCTTGGTACAGATGATGCATATAAAAGCATAATAGAAAGTATATTCTTAAGCGGAGCAGAAAAACCTGAACTTATAGATTCACAAATACTCGAAGAATTATCAGAAGAAGAAGCAAAGGAATTATTATTAAAATATGATGGTATAATAATACCGGGTGGATTTGGAAAAAGAGGAATAGAAGGAAAGATAAAAGCGGTAAAAATTGCAAGAGAAAACAAAATACCATTATTTGGAATATGTCTTGGAATGCAGATTATTGTAATTGAGTTTGCAAGAAATGTGGGAAATTTAGAAAACGCAAATTCTTCTGAATTTAATCCTGAAACCCCATATCCTGTAATAGACATAATGGAAGAACAGAAAAAAGTATTAAAATTAGGCGGGACAATGAGATTGGGAGCTCAGGATACAAAAGTATTTAAAAATACCAGATTATATGAAATTTATAAAAAAGAAAATATCAGCGAAAGACATAGACATAGATATGAAGTTAATTTAGAAAAATTCAAAGAATTATTTGCATATCCAGACGAAGAAAACAAAGAAAACAAATTAATAATATCCTCAAAATCTGAATTTGTTGAAGCTGTTGAAATAGAAAATCATCCATTCTTTATAGGCGTTCAATATCATCCAGAATTAAAATCAAAAGTTGGGGTGCCTCACCCAATATTTAAATCATTTGTTGAAACAATAATAAAATTGAAGGAGAAATAA
- the acpP gene encoding acyl carrier protein, with the protein MTRDELFEKVKEIIVETLNVDEEDVTLDASFTDDLDTDSLELVDLTMAFESELGVSIEDEELENIRTVEDVVNSLAEKLNIDEE; encoded by the coding sequence ATGACAAGAGATGAACTTTTTGAAAAGGTAAAAGAAATTATAGTTGAAACACTTAATGTTGATGAAGAAGACGTAACTCTCGATGCATCTTTTACAGACGACTTAGATACAGATTCATTAGAACTTGTTGACTTAACAATGGCATTTGAATCTGAACTTGGAGTATCTATCGAAGACGAAGAACTTGAAAATATAAGAACTGTAGAAGATGTTGTTAACTCACTTGCAGAAAAATTAAATATAGACGAAGAATAA
- the hisS gene encoding histidine--tRNA ligase: protein MAKYKRFKGTQDIFGDETKYWYYIEKIARDTFIKYGFKEIRTPIIEPTELFTRSVGETSDIVKKEMYTFEDKGKRSVTLRPEGTASVVRAYIENSMINLGSPIKLYYMGPMFRYEKPQAGRQRQFHQIGVEIFGTDTPISDAETIILADELLKAFGLKNYKIKINSIGCPKCRPKYREALKKYFKPHLENMCKDCQTRYDTNIMRLLDCKVDREISKDAPSILDYLCDECKSHFESVVKYLDEMGISYEIDPKIVRGLDYYSRTAFEIVHYGLGAQSAILGGGRYNSLVEELGGKETPAIGFALGVERIILALKSEEVEVENPEEIDVYVAYSGENTDIEALKLSRNLKKEGLRVFLNISDRSLRNQLKHANKMGATFVAIIGEKERDEETVSIKNMKTGEQFEVERYWVPQILKEKNTME from the coding sequence ATGGCGAAGTATAAGCGGTTTAAAGGAACACAGGATATATTTGGTGATGAAACAAAGTACTGGTATTATATAGAAAAGATTGCAAGGGATACATTTATAAAGTATGGATTTAAAGAAATTAGAACACCTATAATAGAGCCAACAGAATTATTTACAAGGAGTGTAGGTGAAACTTCAGATATAGTAAAAAAAGAAATGTATACATTTGAAGATAAAGGAAAAAGGTCAGTTACATTAAGGCCAGAAGGCACAGCTTCTGTTGTAAGAGCATATATAGAAAATTCCATGATAAATCTTGGTTCACCGATAAAACTATATTATATGGGGCCAATGTTTAGATATGAAAAACCTCAAGCAGGACGTCAAAGACAATTTCATCAAATAGGGGTAGAAATTTTTGGTACAGACACACCAATTTCTGATGCGGAAACAATAATATTGGCTGATGAATTGTTAAAAGCATTTGGGTTGAAAAATTATAAAATAAAAATAAACAGTATAGGATGTCCAAAATGCCGTCCAAAATATAGGGAAGCATTAAAAAAATATTTTAAACCACATCTTGAAAATATGTGTAAGGATTGTCAGACTAGATACGATACCAATATAATGAGGTTGTTAGATTGTAAAGTAGATAGAGAAATATCAAAAGATGCCCCATCTATTTTAGATTATCTATGCGATGAATGTAAATCACATTTTGAAAGTGTAGTAAAATACCTTGATGAAATGGGAATTAGTTATGAAATAGATCCAAAAATCGTTAGAGGATTGGATTATTATTCAAGAACAGCATTTGAAATTGTTCATTATGGATTAGGAGCTCAATCTGCTATACTTGGTGGTGGAAGATACAATTCTCTTGTTGAAGAATTAGGAGGAAAAGAAACTCCAGCAATAGGATTTGCCCTGGGAGTTGAAAGAATAATACTTGCATTAAAAAGCGAAGAAGTTGAAGTCGAAAATCCAGAAGAAATCGATGTATATGTTGCATATTCCGGAGAAAATACAGATATTGAAGCATTGAAACTTTCAAGAAACTTAAAAAAAGAAGGCTTGAGGGTTTTCCTTAATATTTCAGATAGAAGTTTAAGAAATCAATTAAAACATGCAAATAAGATGGGAGCAACATTTGTAGCAATAATAGGAGAAAAAGAAAGAGATGAAGAAACAGTTTCAATAAAAAATATGAAAACCGGGGAACAATTTGAAGTTGAAAGGTATTGGGTTCCTCAAATATTAAAAGAAAAAAATACTATGGAGTGA
- a CDS encoding TrkH family potassium uptake protein, producing MPKYLSNLKHRYKLIFKNTGTMLIYFGIALMLFGTLAIILYKDLPSFYSFFETGLITVFTGAFFILLSWGTENAPINIQDAIVIIFLVWTLSIFFSALPFVFSGILNIHHAIFESTSGWTTTGLTLVDVTKIPKIFLIWRSLMQYFGGAGFALIMVIATGALGVGLYQAEGRTDNVVPNLRDSAKIIFGIYLSWAGIGIILLTILAHMSFFDAFNHTLTALATGGFSTKIDSVGEFNNPVAEIIIMVLMIAGGTGFGVHYAALRRGDLFKKNPEPKTMFFILLFSIPMIAYFTTDKLYGPLNGIRHSAFQAISALTGTGFSTVTFNNWNNMGLLIMTILMILGGMMDSTSGGLKLFRVFVIWKIIVHQIKTYFKPEGSIFHIEVYKGISKKRISYDTLKDVIAVVFMYFIVYTIGVMVLLGYGYSMEDSLFEYASALSAVGLSIGITTPDSPLGVIWIETIGMYLGRLEFFVIYFAIIKMIRDIKDIIEIKIQEFRGGESF from the coding sequence ATGCCAAAATACCTTTCAAATCTAAAACATAGATATAAATTAATATTTAAAAACACAGGCACTATGCTAATATACTTTGGGATAGCCTTGATGTTATTTGGAACATTAGCGATAATCTTATATAAAGATCTTCCATCATTTTATAGTTTTTTTGAAACAGGGTTAATAACTGTTTTTACAGGTGCATTCTTTATATTGCTTAGCTGGGGAACAGAAAACGCACCAATAAACATTCAGGATGCAATAGTAATAATATTTCTTGTGTGGACATTATCAATATTCTTTTCAGCATTGCCATTTGTATTTTCTGGAATATTAAATATACATCATGCAATATTTGAATCTACGAGCGGATGGACCACAACAGGTTTAACCCTTGTAGATGTGACAAAAATTCCCAAAATATTTCTTATCTGGCGAAGTTTAATGCAATATTTTGGTGGTGCAGGTTTTGCATTGATAATGGTTATAGCAACTGGAGCACTTGGCGTCGGTTTATACCAGGCGGAAGGAAGAACGGATAACGTTGTTCCGAATTTGCGAGATTCAGCAAAGATAATTTTTGGAATTTATCTTTCATGGGCTGGAATAGGAATAATATTATTAACAATTTTAGCTCATATGAGTTTCTTTGATGCATTTAATCATACATTAACAGCTTTAGCAACAGGAGGATTTTCGACAAAAATAGATAGTGTAGGAGAGTTTAATAATCCTGTTGCAGAAATAATAATAATGGTATTAATGATAGCTGGTGGAACAGGCTTTGGTGTTCATTATGCAGCATTAAGAAGAGGAGATTTATTTAAAAAGAATCCGGAACCCAAAACAATGTTTTTTATTTTATTATTTTCAATTCCCATGATAGCCTATTTTACAACAGATAAATTATACGGCCCTTTAAATGGTATAAGACATTCTGCGTTTCAGGCTATTTCGGCATTAACGGGAACAGGTTTTTCAACTGTGACCTTTAATAACTGGAATAATATGGGATTATTGATTATGACAATATTAATGATACTTGGTGGTATGATGGATTCAACTTCAGGTGGATTGAAATTATTCAGGGTATTTGTTATATGGAAGATAATAGTACATCAAATTAAAACATACTTTAAACCTGAAGGAAGCATATTTCATATAGAAGTTTACAAAGGAATATCCAAAAAAAGAATCTCCTATGACACATTAAAAGATGTTATAGCGGTTGTATTTATGTATTTTATTGTTTATACAATAGGTGTAATGGTATTATTGGGATACGGCTATTCAATGGAAGATTCTCTTTTTGAATATGCATCAGCATTATCAGCAGTTGGACTATCAATTGGAATAACAACTCCAGATTCTCCGCTTGGAGTTATCTGGATTGAGACAATAGGTATGTATTTAGGTAGACTTGAGTTCTTTGTAATATATTTTGCAATTATAAAAATGATAAGAGATATTAAAGATATAATAGAAATAAAGATACAGGAATTTCGAGGAGGTGAATCCTTTTAA
- a CDS encoding potassium channel family protein, protein MKNKIFYIIEGNTIAYSIVRNLLYQGHNVYYISSKPQNVNRILSLKAYYANLEGILHDPTEVSFLESLDMAPNRVGGVISLSDDDALNFVVSWVIKNLYEDIRVISLVNYPENEKLFLNNHIETVSITNWIEKLIEASIEYQTNLSFFNPYADKLAIIEVRIKKQDYIANKKLKDVHLPENSIVSMLIRNEEIFVPQGNTEILPGDKLVIFSLKHKVPEVKLKLLKG, encoded by the coding sequence ATGAAAAACAAAATCTTTTATATAATTGAAGGAAATACGATAGCCTATTCTATTGTTAGAAATCTTTTATATCAGGGACATAACGTTTATTATATATCCTCAAAACCTCAAAATGTTAATAGAATATTATCTTTAAAAGCCTATTATGCCAATCTTGAAGGTATTTTGCACGATCCAACAGAAGTTAGCTTTCTGGAAAGCCTTGATATGGCGCCAAATAGGGTTGGAGGCGTAATATCCTTATCTGATGATGATGCGCTTAATTTTGTTGTTTCGTGGGTAATAAAAAACCTATATGAAGATATCAGAGTAATATCTCTTGTAAATTATCCAGAAAATGAAAAACTATTTTTAAATAATCATATTGAAACGGTAAGTATTACAAATTGGATTGAAAAATTAATAGAGGCATCAATTGAGTATCAAACAAATTTAAGCTTCTTCAATCCATATGCAGATAAACTGGCAATAATAGAAGTTAGAATAAAAAAGCAGGATTATATAGCCAATAAAAAATTAAAAGATGTTCATTTGCCAGAGAACTCAATTGTAAGTATGCTAATAAGAAATGAAGAAATATTCGTTCCTCAGGGAAATACAGAAATATTACCTGGAGATAAGCTTGTTATATTCTCATTAAAACACAAAGTTCCAGAAGTAAAATTAAAACTCTTGAAGGGATGA
- a CDS encoding NAD(P)-binding protein: MKNKMKYIIIIGCGRLGSELARKFSKEHNVIVVDKDPEALERLKKYNFTGFSMVVDSSDIVILEQVKAEKADLIYIVTPDDNLNFMLANACNTLYKSKNANLQIIARVNDPQKKNLFEKAGLNIFCPIEHAVDELIGNEGVAL; the protein is encoded by the coding sequence ATGAAAAATAAAATGAAATATATAATAATAATAGGCTGTGGAAGATTGGGATCCGAATTAGCGAGAAAGTTTTCTAAAGAACACAATGTAATAGTTGTTGACAAAGATCCAGAAGCATTGGAAAGATTAAAAAAATACAACTTTACAGGATTTTCAATGGTTGTAGATAGTTCTGATATAGTTATTTTAGAACAGGTAAAAGCAGAAAAAGCAGATTTGATATATATAGTAACTCCTGATGATAATTTAAACTTTATGCTTGCCAATGCATGTAATACATTATACAAATCAAAAAATGCAAATCTTCAAATAATAGCAAGGGTTAATGATCCGCAGAAAAAAAATCTTTTTGAAAAAGCAGGACTCAATATATTCTGTCCTATAGAACATGCTGTTGATGAATTAATAGGAAATGAAGGTGTTGCATTATGA
- a CDS encoding response regulator, with translation MHKILIIDDSPEIVMLYEKMIHSFLSDDEYINTIIYTTEELNKFINEEENFKERFSLIISEIELHGENIVNSLEILRAYQPKTPLYVVSNKMNLNYIKSAFKIGVVDWIEKPIVPEEFSIMLAESIFQGETFESKYRKLRGEIMKFSPENSNLEFFILEDKISKLMGDNPNRYESHMLLGFLYWKKLKNITLLRKHYKAALALSDGVIKDKDLQNTIESVLEDFENEK, from the coding sequence ATGCATAAAATTCTTATTATTGACGACTCGCCAGAAATTGTTATGTTGTATGAAAAAATGATACATAGCTTCTTAAGCGATGATGAATATATTAATACGATAATTTACACCACAGAAGAATTAAACAAATTTATTAATGAAGAAGAAAATTTCAAAGAAAGATTTTCACTTATAATTAGCGAAATAGAATTACACGGTGAAAATATTGTCAATTCCCTTGAAATATTAAGGGCATATCAACCTAAAACGCCATTATATGTTGTAAGTAATAAAATGAATCTTAATTATATTAAATCGGCATTTAAAATAGGGGTTGTTGATTGGATAGAAAAGCCTATAGTACCCGAAGAATTTTCAATAATGCTGGCAGAATCTATCTTTCAAGGAGAAACATTTGAATCGAAATACAGAAAATTAAGAGGAGAAATAATGAAGTTTTCTCCAGAAAACAGTAATCTTGAATTTTTTATCCTTGAAGATAAAATAAGTAAATTAATGGGAGATAATCCCAATAGATATGAAAGTCATATGTTATTGGGTTTTTTGTACTGGAAGAAATTGAAAAACATAACTCTTTTAAGAAAACATTATAAAGCAGCATTGGCATTATCAGATGGGGTTATTAAGGATAAAGATTTGCAAAATACTATAGAAAGTGTTTTGGAGGATTTTGAAAATGAAAAATAA
- the hslU gene encoding ATP-dependent protease ATPase subunit HslU, translating into MAVELTPKQIVKELDKYIIGQNEAKKSVAIALRNRYRRLKLEENMRKEIMPKNILMIGPTGVGKTEIARRLAQIANAPFIKVEATRFTEVGYVGKNVESMIRELVDVSINMVRNEMMENVQDKAEKMVEEIILDSIMGVKKKKNMNAGNFMDLLNMFGQNQPRREEPEEPVDNFERREALRQKLRNGELEDIEIEIEVEEAPAPMFAGLGPEFEDMGIQIGEMFSNMMPKKIKRKKVKIRDARKLLLPLEAEKLIDKEKMIQEAIDRAQNRGIIFIDEMDKIAARSGGSGPDVSREGVQRDLLPIVEGTTVITKHGPIKTDYMLFIAAGAFHVAKPSDLIPEIQGRFPIRVELEALTEKDFIRILVEPENAITKQYKALLETDGVNLVFTEEGIEEIAKIAFDLNERIENIGARRLYTVVEKVLEEVSFEAPLETEVEIQITKEYVRQRIGELADNKDLSEFVL; encoded by the coding sequence ATGGCAGTTGAATTAACCCCAAAACAAATTGTAAAAGAATTAGATAAATATATTATAGGGCAAAATGAAGCGAAAAAATCAGTAGCTATTGCTTTAAGAAACAGATATAGAAGATTAAAATTAGAAGAAAATATGAGAAAAGAAATTATGCCTAAAAATATACTTATGATAGGTCCAACAGGTGTTGGTAAAACAGAAATAGCCAGAAGATTAGCTCAAATAGCAAATGCGCCATTTATAAAAGTTGAAGCCACAAGATTTACAGAAGTTGGATATGTAGGAAAAAATGTTGAATCAATGATAAGGGAACTTGTTGATGTTTCAATAAATATGGTCAGAAATGAAATGATGGAAAATGTTCAGGATAAAGCAGAAAAAATGGTTGAAGAAATTATTCTTGACTCTATTATGGGTGTAAAAAAGAAGAAAAATATGAATGCAGGTAATTTTATGGACTTACTTAATATGTTTGGTCAAAATCAGCCAAGAAGAGAAGAGCCAGAAGAACCAGTAGATAATTTTGAAAGAAGGGAAGCATTAAGACAAAAATTAAGAAATGGTGAATTAGAAGATATAGAAATAGAAATAGAGGTTGAAGAAGCTCCAGCTCCTATGTTTGCTGGATTGGGGCCTGAATTTGAAGATATGGGAATTCAAATTGGCGAAATGTTCTCAAATATGATGCCTAAAAAAATCAAAAGAAAAAAAGTAAAAATAAGAGACGCAAGAAAATTATTATTACCTCTTGAAGCAGAAAAATTAATAGATAAAGAAAAAATGATTCAGGAAGCAATAGATAGAGCTCAAAATAGAGGTATAATATTTATTGATGAAATGGATAAAATAGCGGCAAGATCAGGTGGATCAGGACCCGATGTTTCAAGAGAAGGTGTTCAAAGAGATTTATTGCCTATAGTAGAAGGTACTACAGTTATTACAAAACATGGCCCAATAAAAACAGATTATATGTTATTTATAGCAGCAGGTGCTTTCCATGTTGCAAAACCATCTGATTTAATACCGGAAATACAGGGAAGATTTCCAATAAGAGTAGAACTTGAAGCTTTAACAGAAAAAGACTTTATAAGAATATTAGTAGAACCGGAAAATGCAATTACAAAACAGTACAAAGCATTGCTTGAAACAGATGGAGTGAACCTTGTATTTACAGAAGAAGGAATTGAAGAAATTGCAAAAATTGCCTTTGATTTAAACGAAAGAATTGAAAATATTGGCGCGAGAAGACTATATACAGTAGTTGAAAAAGTGCTTGAAGAAGTATCATTTGAAGCTCCACTTGAAACAGAAGTTGAAATTCAGATAACCAAAGAATATGTAAGGCAGAGAATAGGAGAATTAGCAGATAACAAGGATTTAAGCGAATTTGTTTTATAG
- a CDS encoding polysaccharide biosynthesis/export family protein, with protein sequence MKKKLVLLLTVLLVIVAFSEYTIRKGDVLGIWVFGYPEYSNQQILVGPDGMITVPPIGRMKAEGKDISQLENEIKEKMAIYIKSPNITLGITNYAPFRVQIIGNVKEQGIVEMPLPQLSLSKVLALAGGFAVEWKSSKVIVKYPDGKIEKYDITNLFKGLLLEDDPMIPENSTILVPFEYNNDITVYTDFGIKTLQFYDGITLNDIISEAISVTEVNLQMLDNNIMILRGNNILNITFDELKTKKIMLEKGDTVVIKKLDKYVYVFGIDEKGGKVLFEKDESFDLKTLMAKLGIDPKKVLYKVYDKKTGKPIEVTENYEFAPGQFVEFTPIENYVFVNGRGKIIFEPNESFDLNTLIGKLGIDKDTTKVKIYDPETKETFEATTNINLKNNMSIEFISQEKYIYMTGRGKIVFRKNEKFDLDTLIGKYGIDKDSAIIKIFDPETKETIEATKNIDFKPGMFVDVTTIDKVVYITGDIARTMRFSKNEKIDKQTILAKLGILEDNVKTFEVENGELKAGAIIKIKIKKNYVYLFGAFNYNGKLDFNLSEPMTLSAIIARARGFRSDFSGRIIVLGDNYSKTYYIEENKVYNDIIDSGMTLLAETSKRNVYILGEGVVPGTYVAKYSESIWDILLKSGFIPSKKYEIVIKDENGVYKLNGAEAQEKLSIIPVIKPIYINVVKTQNDNIIVYKNGMIKTLTPKNQDYVTLINLYSAVDGFSPSRTGTITIYQNNEKIAEYTNSDVINNPMAKIPMGTYVTVETDVNLNYITILGNTSPRSIKTEVSIPLTELLGQISIDWRSQEVIKLYLKSGEVKEINLDSVENLNKILVEPGTVVYIPSTHNQVVYIFGEVLKPGMIPYTKGLNVIEALFKAGVNKQTAELSNVYLFTDGPDQPPIVLNLKDFYNGSNVPEEMNKLLEPGDIIFVPKNAMTNVLGVMSIVNNFMSFFNNGYATYSNINNIIQGK encoded by the coding sequence ATGAAGAAGAAACTCGTTCTTTTATTGACTGTATTATTGGTTATAGTTGCATTTTCAGAATATACTATCAGAAAAGGAGATGTTCTTGGAATATGGGTTTTTGGATATCCAGAATATTCCAATCAACAAATACTTGTTGGTCCTGATGGCATGATAACAGTTCCACCAATAGGAAGAATGAAAGCAGAAGGTAAAGATATATCACAGCTCGAAAATGAAATTAAAGAAAAAATGGCCATTTATATAAAATCACCTAATATAACTTTGGGTATTACCAATTACGCTCCATTTAGAGTTCAAATAATTGGTAATGTAAAAGAACAGGGAATTGTTGAAATGCCTTTACCTCAGTTAAGTCTTTCAAAGGTATTGGCGTTAGCTGGTGGATTTGCTGTAGAATGGAAAAGTTCTAAAGTTATTGTAAAATATCCTGATGGAAAGATAGAAAAATATGATATAACAAATTTATTCAAAGGTTTATTACTTGAGGACGATCCAATGATTCCAGAGAATTCTACAATTCTTGTTCCTTTTGAATATAATAACGATATAACTGTTTATACAGATTTTGGAATAAAAACATTGCAATTTTATGATGGAATAACTTTAAATGATATTATTTCTGAAGCAATATCTGTAACAGAAGTAAATTTACAAATGCTTGATAATAATATAATGATTTTAAGAGGAAATAATATCTTAAACATAACATTTGATGAGCTAAAAACGAAAAAAATAATGCTTGAAAAAGGCGATACAGTTGTTATAAAAAAGCTTGATAAATATGTATATGTTTTTGGAATTGATGAAAAAGGTGGAAAAGTATTATTTGAAAAAGATGAAAGTTTTGATTTGAAAACATTAATGGCAAAATTAGGAATAGATCCAAAAAAGGTTTTATATAAAGTTTATGATAAAAAAACCGGAAAACCAATAGAAGTTACAGAAAATTATGAATTTGCACCTGGACAATTTGTAGAATTTACTCCTATTGAAAATTATGTTTTTGTAAATGGAAGAGGAAAAATAATATTTGAACCAAATGAATCATTTGATTTAAATACATTAATTGGAAAATTAGGTATTGATAAAGATACAACAAAGGTTAAAATATACGATCCAGAAACAAAAGAAACCTTTGAAGCTACAACAAATATAAATTTAAAAAATAATATGTCCATAGAATTTATTTCTCAGGAAAAATATATTTATATGACTGGAAGAGGAAAAATAGTATTTAGAAAAAATGAAAAATTTGATTTAGATACATTAATAGGTAAATATGGAATAGATAAAGATTCAGCTATAATAAAAATATTTGACCCTGAAACAAAAGAAACTATTGAAGCTACAAAAAATATAGATTTTAAACCAGGAATGTTTGTGGATGTAACAACAATAGATAAAGTTGTATATATAACAGGTGATATTGCAAGAACAATGAGATTTTCAAAAAACGAAAAAATAGATAAACAAACAATCTTAGCAAAACTTGGTATTTTAGAGGATAACGTAAAAACATTTGAAGTTGAAAATGGAGAATTAAAAGCAGGAGCAATTATAAAAATAAAGATAAAAAAGAATTATGTATATTTATTTGGTGCATTTAATTATAATGGAAAATTGGATTTCAACCTTTCAGAGCCAATGACTTTATCAGCTATTATAGCAAGGGCAAGGGGTTTTAGAAGCGATTTTAGCGGAAGAATAATAGTATTGGGAGATAATTATTCTAAAACATATTATATTGAAGAAAATAAAGTATATAACGATATTATAGATTCTGGAATGACCTTATTAGCTGAAACTTCTAAGAGAAATGTATATATATTAGGTGAAGGTGTAGTTCCAGGAACATATGTTGCAAAATACAGTGAATCAATATGGGATATCTTGTTAAAATCAGGATTTATTCCATCTAAAAAATATGAAATTGTGATAAAGGATGAAAATGGTGTATACAAATTAAATGGAGCAGAAGCTCAAGAAAAGTTAAGTATAATTCCTGTTATTAAACCTATTTATATAAACGTGGTAAAAACACAAAACGATAACATAATTGTATATAAAAATGGTATGATAAAAACATTAACCCCTAAGAATCAAGATTATGTAACGCTAATTAATTTATATAGTGCTGTAGATGGGTTCTCACCTTCAAGAACTGGTACTATAACAATATATCAAAACAATGAAAAAATAGCTGAATATACAAATTCTGACGTAATTAACAATCCAATGGCAAAAATTCCAATGGGAACATATGTAACTGTTGAAACAGATGTTAATCTAAATTATATAACTATTCTTGGTAATACATCACCAAGAAGTATAAAAACAGAGGTCTCAATACCTTTAACAGAATTATTGGGTCAAATTTCTATTGATTGGAGAAGTCAAGAAGTCATTAAATTGTATTTGAAATCTGGAGAAGTTAAAGAAATTAATTTAGATTCCGTAGAAAATTTAAATAAAATATTAGTGGAACCAGGAACAGTAGTATATATTCCAAGTACACACAATCAGGTAGTATATATCTTTGGTGAGGTTCTAAAACCTGGAATGATACCATATACAAAAGGATTAAATGTTATAGAAGCTTTATTTAAAGCTGGGGTTAATAAACAAACAGCAGAACTTTCAAATGTATATTTATTTACAGATGGTCCAGATCAACCACCGATTGTATTAAATCTTAAAGATTTTTATAATGGATCAAACGTTCCAGAAGAAATGAATAAATTATTAGAACCAGGAGACATCATCTTTGTTCCAAAAAATGCAATGACAAATGTTTTAGGTGTAATGAGTATAGTAAACAACTTTATGAGCTTCTTTAATAATGGTTATGCAACATATTCAAATATCAATAATATAATCCAAGGAAAGTAA